Proteins encoded within one genomic window of Microbacterium soli:
- a CDS encoding cytochrome c oxidase assembly protein has protein sequence MKSYRLAGLVVLLAGATSGLIAALVVGGGAVPPKLLDPGPIVMWGLPAVKMIANLASAAMLGSLVLALFGLRSGTRHFDLALDTASAGAAVFTLASATAAGMTLLAAFNPRLSVDRTFGEQLATFLLTLPLGQAWLITVLMGAVITLLAFGWRSWTGTLITTGLAAAAFLPLATQGHSGDVAGHNVAVNSILLHTVGAAVWVGGIMLLVVLRASTRRSARPGGERLDMPVLVGRYSSLALAAFVVVGVSGIARTVVALGDWGELLAPYGLIILGKAAALVGLGVFGAWYRRRLIPKLSGERERSSFWTLILGELALMGLASGAAAALARTPPPLGEQPPVDPTAAQRLTRSPLPPELTLDRWFTSYDIDILWAIAVGFGVFLYAAAVLRLHRRGDAWPLHRTIFWMAGLLLLLWVTCGPLNEYQDYLFSVHMAGHMALSMAIPLLLVSGAPVTLALRAIHKRDDGTRGGREWILWAVHSPFSRIITNPVVAAAIFVVSLWAFYFTDLVRWAMYDHLGHEWMIIHFLLSGYLLVMTLVGIDPLPYRMPYAGRMITLIAVMAAHSFFGMAIMMQEGLMVAEWFGSMGRTWGPTPMEDQYIGGGIAWSVGEIPTLILAITLGIQWSRSDERLQRRSDRHADRTGDLELEEYNARLAKLAEQDRLIAERETR, from the coding sequence GTGAAATCGTACCGTCTCGCCGGCCTGGTGGTCCTCCTCGCCGGCGCGACGTCGGGGCTCATCGCGGCCCTCGTCGTCGGCGGCGGTGCCGTGCCCCCCAAGCTGCTCGACCCGGGCCCCATCGTGATGTGGGGGCTGCCGGCCGTCAAGATGATCGCCAACCTCGCGTCGGCGGCCATGCTCGGCTCCCTCGTGCTCGCGCTGTTCGGCCTGCGCAGCGGCACACGTCACTTCGACCTCGCCCTGGACACGGCATCCGCGGGCGCGGCGGTGTTCACCCTGGCATCGGCGACGGCGGCGGGAATGACCCTGCTGGCGGCCTTCAACCCCAGGCTCTCCGTCGACCGGACCTTCGGCGAGCAACTGGCCACGTTCCTGCTGACTCTCCCTCTCGGTCAGGCCTGGCTGATCACGGTGCTCATGGGCGCGGTCATCACCCTGCTGGCGTTCGGGTGGCGCAGCTGGACGGGCACGCTCATCACGACCGGCCTCGCGGCCGCCGCCTTCCTGCCGCTGGCGACCCAGGGGCACTCCGGCGACGTCGCCGGGCACAACGTCGCGGTCAACTCGATCCTGCTGCACACGGTCGGCGCCGCGGTCTGGGTGGGCGGCATCATGCTGCTGGTGGTGCTGCGCGCATCCACCCGCAGGAGCGCGAGGCCGGGGGGCGAGCGGCTCGACATGCCCGTGCTGGTCGGTCGGTACTCGTCGCTCGCGCTGGCCGCCTTCGTCGTCGTCGGCGTCTCCGGCATCGCGCGCACCGTCGTCGCGCTCGGGGACTGGGGCGAGCTGCTCGCACCGTACGGACTGATCATCCTCGGCAAGGCCGCGGCACTGGTGGGGCTCGGCGTGTTCGGCGCCTGGTATCGGCGCCGCCTCATCCCGAAGCTGTCCGGCGAGCGGGAGAGGAGCTCGTTCTGGACGCTGATCCTCGGCGAGCTCGCCCTCATGGGCCTCGCCTCCGGCGCGGCAGCGGCCCTGGCGCGCACACCCCCGCCGCTGGGGGAGCAGCCGCCGGTGGACCCGACGGCCGCGCAGCGGCTGACCCGGTCGCCGTTGCCGCCCGAGCTGACGCTGGACCGCTGGTTCACCTCCTACGACATCGACATCCTGTGGGCCATCGCGGTCGGCTTCGGCGTGTTCCTGTACGCGGCCGCCGTGCTCCGTCTGCACCGCCGCGGCGACGCGTGGCCACTGCACCGCACGATCTTCTGGATGGCGGGCCTGCTACTGCTGCTGTGGGTCACCTGCGGCCCGCTCAACGAGTACCAGGACTATCTGTTCAGCGTGCACATGGCCGGGCATATGGCGCTGAGCATGGCCATCCCGCTGCTGCTGGTCAGCGGCGCACCGGTCACTCTGGCGCTGCGCGCCATCCACAAGCGCGACGACGGCACGCGCGGCGGGCGGGAGTGGATCCTGTGGGCGGTGCACTCCCCGTTCTCCCGCATCATCACGAATCCGGTGGTGGCCGCGGCCATCTTCGTCGTCTCGCTGTGGGCCTTCTACTTCACCGACCTCGTGCGGTGGGCGATGTACGACCACCTCGGCCACGAGTGGATGATCATCCACTTCCTGCTGTCGGGGTACCTGTTGGTGATGACGCTGGTCGGGATCGATCCCCTGCCGTACCGGATGCCGTATGCGGGCCGGATGATCACCCTCATCGCCGTGATGGCCGCGCACTCCTTCTTCGGGATGGCCATCATGATGCAGGAGGGCCTGATGGTCGCCGAGTGGTTCGGGTCCATGGGGCGCACCTGGGGGCCGACCCCCATGGAGGACCAGTACATCGGCGGCGGGATCGCCTGGTCGGTCGGCGAGATCCCCACGCTCATCCTCGCGATCACGCTCGGGATCCAGTGGTCCCGGTCTGATGAGCGGCTGCAGCGCCGCAGCGACCGGCACGCCGACCGCACCGGCGATCTGGAGCTCGAGGAGTACAACGCGAGACTCGCGAAGCTCGCCGAGCAGGATCGCCTGATCGCGGAGCGGGAGACCCGCTGA
- a CDS encoding ATP-dependent DNA helicase, with protein MSVTLSDEQQALFRLIEDTDQHVFITGRAGTGKSTLLQHFAWNTEKQIAICAPTGVAALNVEGQTIHSLFRLPIGLIAETEIEQSDATRRILNAIQTLVIDEISMVNADLMDAIDRSLRQARGKRGIPFGGVQVVMFGDPYQLAPVPPRGDELRYIQDHYRSFWFFDAKVWTGGRAADGDGMLDVGEHGAKLHVHELTHIHRQSDDGFKSMLNAVRYGRVTKDIADVLNERGARTPPQAEPGEVPIITLATRNDIVNTINSRHLAALPGREQIARAEVNGDFGRGEANYPADAELRLKVGAQVMFLRNDVAVPGEPPRWVNGSIGTVTRILGGTVRVEVDGEEFDVEPAVWERFRYAYNPGTKTLSREVVAEFTQFPLRLAWAVTIHKSQGKTYDQAIIDLGSGAFAPGQTYVALSRLTSLDGLYLTRPLRPRDIRVDEDVRRFMREAWEARQAARVEG; from the coding sequence GTGTCCGTGACTCTCTCCGATGAACAGCAGGCGCTGTTCCGCCTCATCGAGGACACCGATCAGCACGTGTTCATCACCGGGCGCGCCGGCACCGGCAAATCGACCCTGCTGCAGCACTTCGCCTGGAACACCGAGAAGCAGATCGCCATCTGCGCGCCCACCGGCGTGGCGGCGCTGAACGTCGAGGGCCAGACCATCCACTCGCTGTTCCGACTGCCGATCGGGCTGATCGCGGAGACCGAGATCGAGCAGTCGGATGCCACCCGCCGCATCCTCAACGCCATCCAGACCCTCGTGATCGACGAGATCTCGATGGTCAACGCCGACCTCATGGACGCCATCGACCGCTCGCTGCGGCAGGCTCGGGGCAAGCGCGGCATACCGTTCGGCGGCGTGCAGGTGGTCATGTTCGGCGACCCGTACCAGCTGGCGCCGGTGCCGCCTCGCGGTGACGAGCTGCGCTACATCCAGGACCACTACCGTTCGTTCTGGTTCTTCGACGCCAAGGTCTGGACGGGCGGCAGGGCCGCCGACGGCGACGGGATGCTCGATGTCGGCGAGCACGGCGCGAAGCTGCACGTGCACGAGCTGACGCACATCCACCGGCAGTCCGACGACGGCTTCAAATCGATGCTGAACGCCGTGCGGTACGGACGCGTCACGAAGGACATCGCCGACGTCCTCAACGAACGCGGCGCGCGCACCCCGCCGCAGGCCGAGCCGGGCGAGGTGCCCATCATCACGCTCGCCACCCGCAACGACATCGTCAACACCATCAACAGCCGGCATCTCGCGGCGCTGCCCGGCCGCGAGCAGATCGCGCGCGCGGAGGTCAACGGCGACTTCGGCCGCGGCGAGGCGAACTACCCCGCCGATGCCGAGCTGAGGCTCAAGGTCGGCGCGCAGGTGATGTTCCTGCGCAACGACGTGGCCGTGCCCGGCGAACCGCCGCGGTGGGTGAACGGCTCGATCGGCACCGTCACCCGCATCCTCGGCGGGACCGTGCGGGTGGAGGTCGACGGCGAGGAGTTCGACGTGGAGCCGGCGGTCTGGGAGCGTTTCCGCTACGCGTACAACCCGGGCACCAAGACGCTCTCCCGTGAGGTGGTCGCCGAGTTCACGCAGTTCCCGCTCCGGCTGGCGTGGGCGGTGACCATCCACAAGTCGCAGGGCAAGACCTACGACCAGGCGATCATCGATCTGGGATCGGGCGCGTTCGCCCCCGGTCAGACGTATGTGGCGCTGTCCCGGCTGACATCCCTGGACGGGCTGTACCTGACCAGGCCGCTGCGGCCCCGCGACATCCGCGTCGACGAGGACGTGCGCCGGTTCATGCGCGAGGCGTGGGAGGCCAGGCAGGCGGCGAGGGTCGAGGGCTGA
- a CDS encoding serine hydrolase domain-containing protein: protein MHLRSPRRLRAAVVGAVALALALTGCTASGPDFTYTPPKQVDANLPDEMTAQLQAAVEQAMVATGSSGAIVGVWVPWSGRWVTGLGTQAADDTTEVSTDMSFRVADVTRMMTCDVLYGMADEGRVELDAPVPKYVSGVADLSDITLLDLCNGTSGVGSSESSAKMYWLNTPDREWAPLQLASFGLGAQRGPAHTAYRDSDAGYLMLGLALERIAGKSASELIDQYVVEPLQLTATSLPDAAGADPAPAPALKGAYLPAVEGGYDCAAPIDITKSSSSIGFTDSGVVSTISDLGRYVQAEARQVLRAENAQPARYGAPLPSSEKAPAWYQATGGAYLVGSMIGQHGWVPGYATAAYSDPATGFTVAVTLNNSTSGANPAAYLAWELAAIASKAPAAEGETAPEFGLPFTSEQYAQAIADGAICHAPAEE from the coding sequence ATGCATCTTCGTTCGCCGCGCCGTCTGCGCGCCGCCGTCGTCGGCGCGGTCGCGCTCGCCCTGGCACTGACCGGATGCACGGCATCCGGACCGGACTTCACCTACACGCCCCCGAAGCAGGTCGACGCGAACCTGCCCGACGAGATGACCGCCCAGCTGCAGGCCGCCGTCGAGCAGGCCATGGTCGCCACGGGCTCCTCCGGTGCGATCGTGGGCGTGTGGGTGCCGTGGAGCGGCCGCTGGGTGACGGGACTGGGCACGCAGGCGGCGGACGACACGACCGAGGTCAGCACCGACATGTCCTTCCGCGTCGCCGACGTCACGCGGATGATGACGTGCGACGTGCTGTACGGCATGGCAGACGAGGGCAGGGTTGAACTCGACGCCCCCGTGCCGAAGTACGTCTCCGGCGTGGCTGATCTCAGCGACATCACCCTGCTCGACCTGTGCAACGGCACGAGCGGTGTCGGCTCGTCGGAGTCATCTGCGAAGATGTACTGGCTGAACACCCCCGACCGGGAGTGGGCGCCGCTGCAGCTGGCCAGCTTCGGGCTGGGCGCTCAGCGCGGCCCCGCGCACACGGCGTACCGCGATTCGGATGCCGGGTACCTCATGCTGGGTCTCGCCCTGGAGCGCATCGCCGGCAAGAGCGCCTCGGAGCTCATCGACCAGTACGTGGTGGAACCCCTTCAGCTGACCGCCACCTCCCTGCCCGATGCGGCCGGGGCGGACCCTGCGCCTGCACCCGCGCTGAAGGGCGCCTATCTGCCGGCCGTGGAGGGCGGTTACGACTGCGCGGCGCCGATCGACATCACCAAGAGCTCCTCGAGCATCGGGTTCACCGACTCAGGTGTGGTCTCCACCATCTCCGATCTCGGGCGCTACGTGCAGGCCGAGGCACGGCAGGTGCTGCGCGCCGAGAACGCGCAGCCGGCCCGCTACGGAGCCCCGCTGCCGTCGTCGGAGAAGGCGCCGGCCTGGTACCAGGCCACCGGTGGGGCGTACCTGGTGGGATCGATGATCGGGCAGCACGGCTGGGTGCCCGGCTATGCGACCGCCGCCTACTCCGACCCCGCGACCGGGTTCACCGTCGCGGTGACGCTGAACAACTCCACCTCCGGGGCGAACCCGGCGGCGTATCTGGCCTGGGAGCTCGCGGCCATCGCCTCCAAGGCTCCCGCCGCGGAGGGGGAGACGGCGCCCGAGTTCGGCCTGCCCTTCACCTCCGAGCAGTACGCGCAGGCCATCGCCGACGGCGCGATCTGCCACGCTCCGGCCGAGGAGTGA